Part of the Sulfuricurvum kujiense DSM 16994 genome, ATCCGGCGAATCTTTAATATCGATAACTTCCATATTTCCGCCGTCCATGATCAAGAACTGACGAATCGACTCATCGATAACACTGTCAATCGCTTTGATTTTTTGCACCAGCGTCATCGCTTCGAAATCACCGTGCGATCCTGCATCGGCTGCCGCACGCATTTTCTCCTGATCCATTTCGGCACGTACATCAGCCAAAATATCGACAAGATAGTATTCACGTGCTTCATGACCGCCCGGTTTGATACACGATTTACAGAACCCGCCCGCTTTGGTATAGTCGGTTACCTGCTCGATGGTTTTAAGGTCATTCAGTTTAATCACTTCGCGAAGCGTCCCCAAACTGACGCGGGCACATTCGCACACAATGATCTCATCTTCAAAACTTGACTCATCAACACCGAGATAAAGCCCGGCCGCTTTTTTGATAACGTCATACGCCATAACCGAACAGTGCATCTTCTGCGGCGGAACGGCCGGAGTTTCGGGATCGTCGCGAAGTGCTTTTTCGACATCGATATTGGTGATTTTTACGGCATCTTGTACCGTTTTACCGATACAAAGCTCCGCCATCATATCCGAGCTGGCAATCGCCGTACCGCATCCGAAACTTTTAAACTTTGATTTGACGATCGTATCCGTTTTTGGATCAACCGCCCAATACAGACGCACCGCATCACCGCAGCTCTCCGCTCCGAAATCGGCGACGATCAGCTTATAACCATCCGCATCGCACTCTTCTTGGGTAATCTCCCCTTGATTATGCGGGTTGTTCATCAATGTCGTTACTTTATTTGAGTACTGATCCCAAAGAGATCCGCCCAATAGATCATTTTTA contains:
- a CDS encoding iron-sulfur cluster assembly scaffold protein NifU: MAKNDLLGGSLWDQYSNKVTTLMNNPHNQGEITQEECDADGYKLIVADFGAESCGDAVRLYWAVDPKTDTIVKSKFKSFGCGTAIASSDMMAELCIGKTVQDAVKITNIDVEKALRDDPETPAVPPQKMHCSVMAYDVIKKAAGLYLGVDESSFEDEIIVCECARVSLGTLREVIKLNDLKTIEQVTDYTKAGGFCKSCIKPGGHEAREYYLVDILADVRAEMDQEKMRAAADAGSHGDFEAMTLVQKIKAIDSVIDESIRQFLIMDGGNMEVIDIKDSPDYIDVYIRYLGACNGCASSSTGTLYAIEATLKEKLSQKIRVLPI